Proteins found in one Nitrosopumilus maritimus SCM1 genomic segment:
- the tes gene encoding tetraether lipid synthase Tes, whose protein sequence is MALIQISNQTTKNLGKKSTIRFTQSICPDCNMILDAEVFERDNKVFMSKVCPTHGECEELYFGSYELYKKFSTYWMDGKGAHAPNVMIDKCSCPNNCGLCSNHLSHSGLANMIVTNRCDLTCWYCFFYVKKGLEGAYMYEPDHTQIRGMMKTLRAERPIPGNSMQITGGEPMLREDIADVIKIMKEEGVDHIQMNTNGIRHAMDPEAAREVRLAGCNNLYLSFDGVTARTNPKNHWEIPYALDSCRKTGTTVVFVPTVIKSINDHELGGIIRYAQKNMDVVHAVNFQPVSLTGRMGKSEREKYRITVPDCIQRIEEQTNGEVTIDDWFPVPSCMPLTNVIEAFSSKPKYELSIHFACGAGTYIFEDEDTKKFVPLTKFCDIQGMLELFEDKAEEIRSGKNKYFTMLEVVRKLKGFVDSKKQPAGLDLAKMFGNILMKRSFDSVGSWHVKGLFLGMMHFQDKYNEDLERLQRCDIHYVTPDLRIVPFCAFNVIPEWYRDRIQKKYSITVEEWEEREGVKLEDGLYRGLMRRGAGDELAAGCAKSEMFHQAAQATM, encoded by the coding sequence ATGGCTCTAATTCAGATATCTAATCAAACTACAAAGAATTTAGGTAAAAAATCCACTATTAGATTCACTCAAAGTATCTGTCCTGATTGTAACATGATTTTGGATGCAGAAGTTTTTGAGAGGGATAACAAAGTCTTCATGTCTAAAGTTTGTCCAACTCATGGTGAATGTGAGGAATTATACTTTGGTTCTTACGAATTATACAAGAAATTCAGTACTTACTGGATGGATGGTAAAGGTGCTCATGCTCCAAACGTAATGATTGACAAATGTTCTTGTCCAAATAATTGTGGATTATGTTCAAACCACCTATCTCACAGTGGACTTGCAAACATGATTGTAACTAACAGATGTGACTTGACATGTTGGTATTGTTTCTTCTATGTAAAGAAAGGTCTAGAAGGTGCTTACATGTACGAACCAGATCATACTCAAATTAGAGGTATGATGAAAACTCTAAGAGCAGAAAGACCAATTCCAGGAAACTCTATGCAAATTACTGGTGGTGAACCAATGCTTAGAGAAGATATTGCTGATGTTATCAAAATTATGAAAGAAGAAGGTGTTGACCATATTCAGATGAACACTAACGGCATTAGACATGCAATGGATCCAGAAGCAGCACGTGAAGTAAGACTAGCTGGATGTAACAATTTGTATCTTTCATTTGATGGTGTAACTGCAAGAACAAACCCAAAGAATCACTGGGAAATTCCATATGCACTTGATAGTTGCAGAAAAACAGGAACAACTGTTGTATTTGTTCCAACAGTAATCAAATCAATTAATGATCATGAATTAGGTGGAATTATTAGATATGCTCAAAAGAACATGGATGTAGTTCATGCTGTTAACTTCCAACCAGTATCTCTAACTGGTAGAATGGGTAAAAGTGAACGTGAAAAATACAGAATTACAGTTCCTGATTGTATTCAAAGAATTGAAGAGCAAACAAATGGTGAAGTAACTATTGATGATTGGTTCCCAGTACCAAGTTGTATGCCATTAACAAATGTAATTGAAGCATTCTCAAGCAAACCAAAATACGAATTATCAATTCACTTTGCTTGTGGTGCAGGAACATACATCTTTGAAGATGAAGATACAAAGAAATTTGTTCCATTAACAAAATTCTGTGATATTCAAGGAATGTTAGAATTATTTGAAGATAAAGCCGAAGAAATTCGTTCTGGTAAAAACAAGTACTTTACAATGCTTGAAGTTGTAAGAAAACTCAAAGGATTTGTTGATTCAAAGAAACAACCAGCAGGATTAGACTTGGCAAAAATGTTTGGTAACATCTTGATGAAGAGATCATTTGATTCAGTTGGTTCTTGGCATGTTAAAGGATTATTCCTTGGTATGATGCACTTCCAAGACAAATACAATGAAGATCTAGAAAGACTACAAAGATGTGATATCCATTATGTTACTCCTGATCTTAGAATCGTTCCATTCTGTGCATTTAATGTAATTCCTGAATGGTACAGAGACAGAATCCAAAAGAAATACTCTATCACTGTAGAAGAATGGGAAGAGAGAGAAGGTGTTAAACTCGAAGACGGTCTTTATAGAGGTCTTATGAGACGTGGTGCAGGTGATGAACTTGCAGCAGGATGTGCAAAAAGTGAAATGTTCCACCAAGCAGCACAAGCAACAATGTAA
- a CDS encoding glycosyltransferase family 4 protein, whose amino-acid sequence MKILIISPTQEGIGGVARHVQGLTKFLKNDGHEVDVISSENTFTIPIRKLKNPSFMLSSFLKTKFSKKYDVVHAQNVVSAFAMKNVLGKKLLAIHGIHHEQVDHLHGKTAGNVAKDYEDKALNWVDAITVSSKEMLDYYSQKGLNTFFLPNALDIQSITKKSNRKFDKQIVYAARLSKEKGILEVLDVAEKLPQDIHLLILGSGVEENKVKELSELQKNIHFLGYQNRENTLSIIRGSDLLIQPSRMEGGLSYTLLESMACGTPIICTDVGGAKDTLSHMKNAFIIKPENSTELKNAINQLMNNSKQREELKNNALDEIKNHDWSVVGPKYVEIYQKLLSS is encoded by the coding sequence ATGAAAATTCTGATCATTTCTCCGACTCAAGAAGGAATTGGTGGTGTTGCTAGACATGTACAAGGTCTTACAAAATTTTTAAAAAATGATGGGCATGAAGTAGATGTAATCTCTTCTGAAAATACATTCACAATTCCTATACGAAAATTAAAAAATCCTAGCTTCATGCTATCTTCTTTTTTAAAAACAAAATTTTCAAAAAAATATGATGTAGTACATGCTCAAAATGTTGTATCTGCGTTTGCAATGAAAAATGTTTTGGGAAAAAAATTATTGGCAATACACGGAATTCATCATGAACAAGTAGATCATTTACATGGAAAAACTGCTGGAAATGTAGCAAAGGATTATGAAGATAAAGCGTTAAACTGGGTTGACGCAATAACGGTTTCTTCAAAAGAAATGCTTGATTATTACTCTCAAAAAGGATTGAACACGTTTTTTCTCCCAAATGCATTGGATATACAATCAATTACCAAAAAATCTAATCGAAAATTTGACAAACAAATTGTTTATGCTGCTAGATTATCAAAAGAAAAAGGTATTCTTGAAGTATTGGATGTTGCAGAAAAATTACCACAAGACATTCATCTTTTAATTTTAGGATCAGGGGTAGAAGAGAATAAAGTAAAAGAATTATCAGAACTACAAAAAAATATTCATTTTTTAGGATATCAAAATAGAGAAAACACTCTATCTATAATTCGTGGTTCTGATTTGTTAATACAACCATCTAGAATGGAAGGTGGACTAAGTTATACTTTGTTGGAATCTATGGCATGTGGAACTCCAATTATATGTACTGATGTTGGTGGTGCTAAAGATACTTTATCTCATATGAAAAATGCATTTATTATCAAACCTGAAAATTCAACAGAATTAAAAAATGCTATTAATCAATTAATGAACAACTCAAAACAAAGAGAGGAACTAAAGAACAATGCTTTGGATGAAATCAAAAATCATGATTGGTCCGTTGTAGGGCCAAAATATGTAGAAATTTATCAAAAATTACTTTCATCATAA
- a CDS encoding SDR family NAD(P)-dependent oxidoreductase: MQSILNKKNILVTGGTGSIGQALVQRAISDGAKHIKVFSNDENALYEMELDFSKHKNIEYIIGDIRDFDKINSIVKNCDIIFHAAALKHVDRCELYPLETMTVNIIGTNNVAKAAVNANVSKVISISTDKAVNPIGVMGATKLLAEKLIAAEAYHSKSKTVFSSVRFGNVFHTRGSILPKIEKQIQNGGPLTLTDERMKRFFMTKEDAVDLILNAAYTAKGGETFILKMPMLNLKDLFEAMKIVIGPKHGYSSTKIKTKITGIRPGEKLTEYLLTNFEMEHCLETKNFFIIPKMFESLDPKKYPGSKKPKNTTKYFETVKPISQEQIVKLLKKIY, from the coding sequence TTGCAATCAATTTTAAATAAAAAAAATATTCTTGTTACTGGTGGAACCGGTTCTATAGGACAAGCTTTGGTTCAAAGAGCTATATCTGATGGCGCAAAACATATCAAAGTTTTCAGTAATGATGAAAATGCCCTTTATGAAATGGAATTAGATTTTTCTAAACATAAAAACATCGAATACATAATTGGCGATATTAGAGATTTTGATAAAATCAATTCAATCGTAAAAAATTGTGATATTATTTTCCATGCCGCTGCACTCAAACATGTAGATAGATGTGAATTATATCCATTAGAAACAATGACCGTAAACATAATTGGAACAAATAATGTTGCAAAAGCTGCAGTCAATGCGAATGTATCAAAAGTTATTTCTATTAGTACTGATAAAGCTGTAAATCCTATAGGTGTGATGGGTGCAACAAAACTTCTTGCAGAAAAATTAATTGCCGCTGAAGCATATCATTCAAAATCAAAGACAGTTTTTTCCTCTGTACGATTTGGAAATGTATTTCATACTAGAGGTTCAATATTACCTAAGATAGAAAAACAAATTCAAAATGGTGGTCCTTTAACATTAACTGATGAAAGAATGAAACGATTTTTTATGACTAAAGAAGATGCAGTTGATTTAATTTTAAACGCAGCTTATACTGCTAAAGGTGGAGAAACTTTTATTCTCAAAATGCCTATGCTGAATTTAAAAGATCTTTTTGAAGCAATGAAAATTGTAATTGGTCCAAAACATGGGTATTCATCAACAAAAATAAAAACAAAAATTACTGGAATTAGACCTGGTGAAAAATTAACCGAATATCTATTAACAAATTTTGAAATGGAACATTGTTTAGAAACAAAGAATTTTTTTATAATTCCTAAAATGTTTGAATCTTTAGATCCCAAAAAATATCCTGGTTCAAAAAAACCAAAGAACACAACAAAGTATTTCGAAACTGTTAAACCAATTTCACAAGAACAGATTGTCAAACTTTTAAAAAAAATTTATTAA
- a CDS encoding glycosyltransferase family 39 protein translates to MQEKSSINKYFNSDILKPKIFLALFGIFFSAIIIRLAYVNFEVPLTLDSLEYFFYASDILITGKIPNDYTIANNGWAMLLSGIFWFFQFENIINYMNLQKIISISISSLTIFPIYIFARKYVSIKHSILGAFIFAIEPHLIQNSLFGISDSLYIFLIVISFCFFISNNKKLNYLAFLIAGFSTIVRSEGLFLMLGLSIMFIIKYKNEKFVFPKYTIALALFLLVVLPMSYYKYDVKGEDGIFMRAGNSFLKHTDIVPESNVNSGFPFIHTGIENYSKFFVWNMIPIFGFFVPFGIYFLLKNRNFEKKFLIVSAITMSLPTFYAYSIPLLDGRYFYFLFPIFCIVSLLAIEKFSIKMKNENIIIICIIIGITIASNYYLYEKINNEHEIEVLKIAKIISMDKKIINSFLPEEKYIEVTTLPEKWNEFTEIFEKRYKGKSIRSTLDHNVNTVLVNEKNSLEEYMVFFRETNISHIIVDDKNDLAIFDDIHANEENYSFLIKEFDSKEENFSYHLKIFKIDFENFEEGK, encoded by the coding sequence TTGCAAGAAAAATCAAGTATAAATAAATATTTTAACAGTGATATTCTAAAACCTAAGATTTTCTTAGCGTTATTTGGAATATTTTTCTCTGCAATAATTATTAGATTAGCCTATGTAAATTTTGAAGTTCCATTAACATTAGATTCACTAGAATATTTTTTTTATGCATCTGATATTCTCATAACAGGAAAAATTCCCAATGACTACACAATTGCAAATAACGGATGGGCAATGTTACTATCAGGAATTTTTTGGTTTTTTCAATTTGAAAATATTATAAATTATATGAATTTGCAAAAAATCATTTCAATAAGTATTTCTTCATTAACTATTTTTCCCATTTACATTTTTGCAAGAAAATATGTAAGTATAAAACATAGTATTCTGGGAGCATTTATCTTTGCTATAGAACCACATTTAATTCAAAATTCATTATTTGGGATTTCAGATTCTTTATACATATTTTTAATTGTGATTTCTTTTTGTTTTTTTATTTCAAATAATAAAAAATTAAATTATTTAGCTTTTCTAATTGCAGGTTTTTCAACTATAGTAAGATCAGAAGGATTGTTTCTAATGTTGGGATTATCAATAATGTTTATCATTAAATATAAAAATGAAAAATTTGTTTTCCCAAAATATACAATTGCATTAGCATTATTTCTTCTAGTAGTTTTGCCAATGAGTTATTACAAATATGATGTAAAAGGCGAAGATGGAATTTTCATGAGGGCCGGTAATAGTTTTCTGAAACACACAGATATTGTTCCAGAATCAAATGTTAATTCAGGATTTCCATTTATTCATACAGGAATAGAAAATTATTCAAAATTTTTTGTTTGGAATATGATACCGATTTTTGGTTTTTTTGTTCCATTTGGAATTTATTTTCTATTAAAAAACAGAAATTTTGAGAAAAAATTTCTAATTGTATCTGCAATAACAATGTCACTACCTACATTTTATGCATATTCTATCCCATTACTGGATGGAAGATATTTCTATTTTTTATTTCCAATATTCTGTATAGTTTCACTTTTGGCGATTGAAAAATTTTCTATAAAAATGAAAAATGAAAATATAATAATAATTTGCATTATAATTGGAATTACTATTGCTTCAAACTATTACTTATATGAAAAAATTAACAATGAACACGAAATTGAAGTTTTAAAAATTGCAAAAATTATTTCGATGGATAAAAAAATAATTAATTCATTTTTACCCGAAGAAAAATATATTGAAGTTACAACTTTACCAGAAAAATGGAATGAATTTACAGAAATTTTTGAAAAACGGTATAAAGGAAAGTCAATCAGATCGACTTTAGATCATAATGTCAATACTGTTTTGGTTAATGAAAAAAATTCACTAGAAGAATATATGGTATTTTTTAGAGAGACAAATATTAGTCATATTATAGTTGATGATAAAAATGATTTAGCGATTTTTGATGACATACATGCTAATGAAGAAAATTACTCGTTTTTGATCAAAGAATTTGATTCAAAAGAAGAAAATTTTTCATACCATCTAAAAATATTTAAAATAGATTTTGAAAATTTTGAAGAAGGTAAATGA
- a CDS encoding lipopolysaccharide biosynthesis protein, with protein sequence MVSLKDKIKNIKGIKDLTSIGFANISGNAISALFWFYLASLLTTTEYGELSYLISIAGLASVLSFVGGSHTITVLTAKKINILSTLVTIILLIGVTIMFVLYLLFSNLSISMYAISYLIYGVSIGEILGNKLYRTYSILFIVQKATMVLASILLYPNLGIDGVILGYAISHFVPGYRIFKMLKGKFSFSSLKPQWSFISNNYGLVISRAFTGQIDKIIIAPILGFALLGNYHLGIQFLSLLSILPMSMMQYILPQESTGHSHVILKKLAVIVAVLFAVLGIFLGPIILPHFFPKFESAAEIIPIMSLVVIPRTITAITNAKLLGILSTRFIVIGVAIYLTIQVSGILILGELYSLNGVAWALVLAEAGQAIFLYVSSKYFLKKTSNA encoded by the coding sequence ATGGTTTCATTAAAGGATAAAATTAAAAACATCAAAGGAATTAAAGATTTAACATCAATTGGTTTTGCCAATATTTCTGGAAATGCAATTAGTGCATTATTTTGGTTTTATTTAGCAAGTTTGTTAACAACTACAGAATATGGTGAATTATCTTATTTAATATCAATAGCAGGGCTTGCATCTGTTTTATCATTTGTAGGTGGTAGTCATACAATAACAGTTCTTACAGCAAAAAAAATCAACATCCTATCAACACTTGTAACAATTATTCTTCTGATTGGAGTTACAATAATGTTTGTACTATATCTTCTTTTTAGTAATTTATCAATAAGTATGTATGCTATCAGTTACCTAATCTACGGAGTTAGTATTGGAGAAATTTTAGGCAATAAACTTTACAGAACATATTCAATTTTATTTATTGTTCAGAAAGCTACAATGGTTTTAGCAAGTATTCTACTTTACCCCAATTTGGGAATTGACGGAGTAATTCTTGGATACGCAATATCACATTTTGTTCCAGGTTACAGAATTTTTAAAATGTTAAAAGGAAAATTCTCTTTTTCGTCATTAAAGCCTCAATGGAGTTTTATTTCAAATAATTATGGGTTAGTAATTAGTAGGGCATTTACTGGACAAATTGACAAAATTATAATTGCACCCATACTAGGATTTGCATTATTAGGAAATTATCATTTAGGAATTCAATTTCTTTCACTTTTGAGTATATTACCTATGAGTATGATGCAGTATATCTTACCCCAAGAATCCACAGGTCATTCTCATGTGATTTTAAAGAAATTAGCAGTTATCGTAGCTGTTTTGTTTGCAGTTTTAGGAATCTTCCTAGGTCCAATAATTCTGCCACATTTCTTTCCAAAATTTGAGAGTGCTGCAGAAATAATTCCCATAATGAGTTTAGTAGTAATTCCGAGAACAATAACAGCTATCACAAATGCAAAATTGTTAGGAATTTTATCAACTAGGTTTATTGTTATAGGTGTTGCAATATATCTTACAATACAAGTTTCAGGAATTTTGATCTTAGGGGAATTGTATTCGCTTAATGGAGTTGCGTGGGCATTAGTTTTAGCAGAAGCTGGTCAAGCTATTTTCCTATATGTTTCAAGTAAGTATTTCTTAAAAAAAACAAGTAATGCATAA
- a CDS encoding glycosyltransferase family 4 protein produces MKIALTCPAFLPATQFGGILFLCLDIARFVSKNHETTVYTTDLDFDNSVNKFNSELPKIEKYEKFVIKRNHVFFKIKLFFINPGLFFQLKKDKPDVIHAIGIRGFQAFVSAVYSKIYKIPLLLSDQGGLHTHPEYQKGAGKILNKIQEPLVKFVINQASHIIAANEYEKSVFLKYSNEKKITIVHNGIDYRNFAANNIDFKDKYNISESFILFLGRFTKIKGIDLLLLSFKKIVDKKKFQDLKLVILGANFGYEREMNSMIEKLNLKENILVIEKPTRGEVISAYHACKFLVLPSRWEMSPLTPLEGFACKKPTISTNIFGIPYVVLNNKNGLLFEPESVDDLKEKIEILLEDKELVKKLGSNGYEFVKKEYSSDNMGNQILKLYEKSQKKME; encoded by the coding sequence ATGAAAATTGCTTTAACGTGTCCCGCATTTTTACCTGCTACTCAGTTTGGAGGGATTTTATTTCTATGTTTAGACATAGCAAGATTTGTTTCAAAAAACCATGAAACAACTGTATATACCACAGATTTAGATTTTGATAACAGCGTCAACAAATTTAATTCAGAGTTACCAAAGATTGAAAAATACGAAAAATTTGTAATTAAAAGAAACCATGTTTTTTTTAAAATAAAATTATTTTTTATAAATCCAGGATTGTTTTTTCAACTAAAGAAAGATAAGCCTGACGTAATTCATGCCATAGGAATTAGAGGGTTTCAAGCATTTGTTTCTGCAGTATACTCAAAAATTTACAAAATTCCATTATTATTAAGTGATCAAGGAGGATTACATACACATCCTGAATATCAAAAAGGGGCGGGTAAAATTCTAAATAAAATTCAGGAGCCTTTAGTAAAATTTGTAATTAATCAAGCTTCACATATTATTGCAGCAAATGAATATGAAAAATCAGTTTTTTTAAAATACTCAAATGAGAAAAAAATTACCATAGTGCATAATGGAATAGATTACAGAAACTTTGCTGCAAATAATATAGATTTTAAAGACAAATACAACATTAGTGAGTCATTTATTTTATTTCTTGGCAGATTCACCAAAATTAAAGGGATTGATTTACTGCTTTTATCATTCAAAAAAATTGTTGACAAGAAAAAATTTCAAGATTTAAAACTTGTGATTTTAGGAGCCAATTTTGGATATGAAAGAGAGATGAATTCAATGATAGAAAAATTAAATTTAAAAGAAAATATTTTGGTTATAGAAAAACCTACAAGAGGAGAGGTAATTTCAGCATATCATGCATGTAAATTTCTTGTACTACCATCAAGATGGGAAATGTCTCCACTAACTCCTTTGGAAGGATTCGCTTGTAAAAAACCAACAATTAGTACGAATATCTTTGGAATACCATATGTTGTTTTGAATAACAAAAACGGTTTACTTTTTGAACCAGAAAGTGTTGATGATTTAAAAGAAAAAATTGAAATTTTGTTAGAAGACAAAGAATTGGTAAAAAAACTAGGAAGTAATGGTTACGAGTTTGTCAAAAAAGAATATTCTTCTGATAATATGGGCAATCAAATTTTGAAACTATATGAAAAATCTCAGAAAAAAATGGAATGA
- a CDS encoding NAD-dependent epimerase/dehydratase family protein, producing the protein MKKQIKILVTGASGMLGNKIISELSNSDYQSLGISKKNTHTINNTIIKKCDITNYKQLKKIFDAFKPNIIIHTASITGNIECEENPEKTFLVNCLGTFNILNLMKKNGAKIIFCSSREVYGNSKKKVTEKDLEFPINLNGITKITSENLIKKFHQTYNVQYVILRFTNFYGDLNSKRGISLMIKNAIKNKQVTIYGGKQILNLLHIDDAVKAILLSIKYKNSNTFNIGSDEKTTLPKLIKIIENNINQKIKINKKNARVIEPQKFVINIKKAKNELGFTPNFTLDLGIKKLVKEI; encoded by the coding sequence ATGAAAAAACAAATTAAAATTTTGGTTACTGGTGCAAGTGGAATGTTAGGCAATAAAATCATATCTGAATTAAGTAATAGTGATTATCAATCTTTAGGCATTTCAAAAAAAAATACACATACAATAAACAACACAATAATAAAAAAATGTGACATAACAAATTACAAACAATTAAAAAAAATTTTTGACGCATTCAAACCAAATATTATAATTCATACAGCAAGTATAACAGGCAACATTGAATGTGAAGAAAATCCAGAAAAAACTTTTTTGGTAAATTGTTTAGGAACATTTAATATTTTAAATCTAATGAAAAAAAATGGTGCCAAAATAATTTTTTGTTCTTCAAGAGAAGTTTATGGAAATTCAAAAAAGAAAGTTACTGAAAAAGATCTAGAGTTTCCAATTAATCTAAATGGAATTACAAAAATTACTAGTGAAAATTTAATAAAAAAATTTCATCAAACATATAATGTTCAATATGTAATCCTAAGATTTACAAATTTTTATGGAGATCTTAATTCTAAAAGAGGAATATCATTAATGATAAAAAATGCTATAAAAAATAAACAAGTTACAATTTATGGGGGGAAGCAAATTCTTAATTTATTACATATAGATGACGCAGTTAAGGCAATATTATTATCAATTAAATATAAAAATTCGAATACATTCAATATTGGTTCAGATGAAAAAACAACATTACCAAAATTGATTAAAATTATTGAAAATAACATTAATCAAAAAATTAAAATCAACAAAAAAAATGCAAGAGTAATAGAACCACAAAAATTTGTAATTAATATTAAAAAAGCAAAAAATGAGCTTGGATTTACTCCAAATTTTACTCTTGATTTAGGAATTAAAAAACTGGTAAAAGAAATCTAA
- a CDS encoding GDP-mannose 4,6-dehydratase produces MDIVKVLLTGANGFIGSHLADYLYNNYDIFLAVREFSNISNINHLKDKVNLSKLDITNFKEIQNLLNEIKPDVVIHLAGETSHSKSFEDPIHDVEVNSKSTLYFLESIRKLQLKCTFILGSTFIVIGKPISLPVNEKSVCIPTTIYATNRLSSEHFCKIYHQVYDMDCRIFRITNSFGPREKTISSKNAVNFLIYQAYSGKEITVFNDGEFFRDLIYVKDVVSGIETIMKNGKNGELYWISSHQKTWFKEFGKILHELTSSPLNFIPPPEYTKKVDVGNFLADNSKLKSLGWEPKYSLRDGIIETLDYFKNKKL; encoded by the coding sequence ATGGATATTGTGAAGGTATTGCTTACTGGCGCAAATGGATTTATTGGAAGCCATTTGGCTGATTATCTGTATAATAATTATGATATTTTTTTGGCCGTAAGAGAATTCAGTAATATCTCTAACATAAACCATTTGAAAGATAAAGTAAATCTTTCTAAATTAGATATTACAAATTTTAAAGAAATACAAAATTTGTTAAATGAAATAAAACCTGATGTAGTTATTCATTTAGCTGGAGAAACCTCTCACTCAAAAAGTTTTGAAGATCCTATTCATGATGTAGAAGTTAATTCAAAATCAACATTATATTTTTTGGAATCAATTCGAAAATTACAATTAAAATGTACTTTTATTTTAGGTAGCACATTCATTGTTATAGGGAAACCCATTTCTTTACCTGTAAATGAGAAATCAGTTTGTATTCCAACAACAATCTATGCAACAAATAGATTGAGTAGTGAACATTTTTGTAAAATTTATCATCAAGTATATGATATGGATTGTAGAATATTTAGAATAACAAATTCCTTTGGTCCTAGAGAAAAAACTATTTCATCAAAAAATGCTGTAAACTTTTTAATTTATCAAGCATATAGTGGAAAAGAGATTACTGTCTTTAATGATGGAGAATTTTTTAGAGATCTTATCTATGTGAAAGATGTAGTTTCAGGAATTGAGACAATTATGAAAAATGGAAAAAATGGTGAACTCTATTGGATTTCTTCACATCAAAAAACATGGTTTAAAGAATTCGGTAAAATACTTCATGAATTAACAAGCTCGCCTCTAAATTTTATTCCACCTCCAGAATACACTAAAAAAGTGGATGTGGGAAATTTTTTAGCTGATAATTCCAAACTGAAATCATTGGGATGGGAACCAAAGTATTCCTTGAGAGATGGGATTATTGAAACTTTAGATTATTTTAAAAACAAAAAATTATAA
- a CDS encoding glycosyltransferase family 2 protein, with the protein MNTEEPLVSIIILNYNAGKLIENCIESIHKSDYKNFEIILVDNVSTDNSQNKCKKKFPEIKLIQNQENLGYCGGNNIGIKTAKGEFIVILNPDTIVEKSWLKEFLQEYKKIGLGLYQPKLLALDDTSRINSAGNMIQIFGFGYSFGKGEKENSNHDKNYLINYASGACLFTTKQVLEKIGFFDDFLFAYHDDLELGWRARQLGIKSHYVPRCVVYHAESFSFGWSKKKYFLLERNRHYCLLTHYSRKTFFKMLPSLIIIEIIVIMFYLSKGMIKEKIEGYSNILKNWNGIKKKYLEIESKKEIKDVEIIKEFKNQIEIPSIVTGRIYSKKINYILNILSKFFIKIL; encoded by the coding sequence GTGAATACAGAAGAGCCATTAGTCAGCATTATTATTTTAAATTATAATGCAGGTAAATTAATTGAAAACTGTATTGAATCAATTCATAAAAGTGATTACAAGAATTTTGAAATAATATTAGTTGATAATGTATCGACAGATAATAGTCAAAATAAATGTAAAAAAAAATTTCCTGAAATTAAACTAATACAAAATCAAGAAAATTTAGGATATTGTGGAGGAAACAATATAGGGATAAAAACTGCCAAAGGGGAATTTATTGTGATACTAAATCCAGATACAATTGTAGAAAAATCTTGGTTAAAGGAATTTCTTCAAGAGTATAAAAAAATAGGTTTAGGCCTTTACCAACCAAAATTATTAGCATTAGACGATACATCTAGAATAAATTCTGCTGGAAACATGATTCAAATTTTTGGTTTTGGGTATTCTTTTGGAAAGGGTGAGAAAGAAAATTCAAATCATGATAAAAATTATCTAATTAATTATGCTTCTGGTGCATGCCTTTTTACTACAAAGCAAGTATTAGAAAAAATCGGTTTCTTTGATGATTTTTTGTTTGCATATCATGATGATTTAGAATTGGGATGGAGAGCTAGACAGTTAGGAATTAAATCACACTATGTTCCTAGGTGTGTGGTATATCATGCTGAAAGTTTTAGTTTTGGTTGGAGCAAGAAAAAATATTTTCTTTTAGAAAGAAATAGACATTATTGTTTACTGACACATTATTCTAGAAAAACATTTTTTAAAATGCTACCATCTTTGATCATAATCGAAATAATTGTAATAATGTTTTACTTATCAAAAGGAATGATAAAAGAAAAAATTGAGGGATATTCAAATATTTTAAAAAACTGGAATGGAATTAAGAAAAAATATTTAGAAATAGAATCAAAGAAAGAAATTAAAGATGTAGAAATCATCAAAGAATTTAAAAATCAAATTGAAATTCCAAGCATAGTAACAGGAAGAATATATTCAAAAAAAATTAATTATATTCTAAATATCTTGTCAAAATTTTTTATTAAAATTTTATAA